In Mugil cephalus isolate CIBA_MC_2020 chromosome 20, CIBA_Mcephalus_1.1, whole genome shotgun sequence, the following are encoded in one genomic region:
- the pdxdc1 gene encoding pyridoxal-dependent decarboxylase domain-containing protein 1 isoform X3 — MMVDSTLAQVGKNLSEAMRILGDGQRELQAGTERPCFSKSSIPGPLQGDGQDVASILHLVHNLIHEEEEEEDKPSQHRMQNVGEQGHMALLGHSLAAYISVLDRERLRKLTTRILSDTTLWLCRLFRFENGSACFHEDDRDGLVKVCRLVINSRYEEYASEGYSVLSSKQPIIYQSASCRPGLGQHLCSQLGLPLSSLCTVPCNTIFGSQHQMDVAMLDKLIKEDIEAGKLPLLLIANAGTPGAGHTDKLGRLKDLCDQYSLWLHVEGVNLATLALGQVTSAVMAATRSDSMTLTPGQWLGLPAVTAVTLYRHEDPALSLAAGLTSSQPVEKLRALPLWLSVQYLGHNGIVQKIRHATTLSQQLLQKLKSLTSIKTSDALETEISLVEALTMVEDDLNSPVVLFKFSQEMSAASSGGSVEGLCSGEKEVLDAFNRWLGEQLAQLVPTSGVDVVELDDEGTCVRFSPLLTAAVLGTQQEDVDVLVEKLTELVVVMSSTLCLRQDFREETHRHSPSLRYIEELSWPGLGIIRYEPQAEELDESRRKQQLQKINTELLKKLQELDTDIIFSTGPEFGTKEDCIFMGMVTEDIDVSELVDTIAALGREIEESGRLLENMTEVVRKGILEAELQLQKANEEKLMEEGMLRQLPLVGSVLNWFSPVQSSIKGRTFNLAAGSLDSTEATYSTKAQAGRPQMQDTPTSSSKRLPGQRLFRRSGASSDSMSETSSVGQPEETPKENSSLNSSVLTPPPPSPPAPETPQDTSSDVTPEEIQESPEQAHTQVEAAEAVEAAEAVEAVEAIEALEARQPDGQEVEQSGR, encoded by the exons TAGGATGCAGAATGTGGGTGAGCAGGGTCACATGGCGTTGCTGGGTCACAGCCTGGCGGCCTACATCTCCGTGCTGGACAGAGAGCGACTACGGAAGCTGACCACCCGCATCTTGTCCGACACCACTCTGTGGCTCTGCAGGCTCTTCAG GTTTGAGAACGGTTCCGCCTGCTTCCATGAGGATGACAGGGACGGCCTCGTAAAAGTCTGTCGACTGGTCATCAACTCCCGCTACGAGGAATACGCCTCCGAGGGCTACTCCGTCCTCAGCTCCAAACAGCCCATCATCTACCAGAGCGCCTCATGCAGACCTGGTCTGGGACAGCACCTGTGCAGCCAG CTTGGCCTCCCTCTCTCCAGTTTGTGCACAGTGCCATGCAACACCATCTTTGGATCCCAACACCAAATG GACGTTGCCATGTTGGACAAACTAATCAAAGAAGACATTGAAGCTGGAaagcttcctctgctgctgattGCCAACGCTG GAACTCCTGGAGCCGGCCATACGGACAAGCTGGGTCGTCTGAAGGACTTGTGTGATCAGTACAGCTTGTGGCTTCATGTGGAAGG GGTCAACTTGGCAACACTAGCACTGGGTCAGGTCACCTCTGCTGTCATG GCAGCCACCAGAAGTGATAGCATGACACTGACCCCGGGACAGTGGCTGGGGCTGCCTGCTGTAACCGCTGTCACTCTCTACAGACACGAAGACCCAGCGCTG TCTCTCGCTGCAGGTTTGACCTCCAGCCAGCCCGTGGAGAAGCTGCGAGCGCTGCCTCTCTGGCTCTCTGTGCAGTATCTTGGGCACAATGGGATCGTGCAGAAGATCAGACACGCCACCACTCTG aGCCAGCAACTCCTACAGAAGCTGAAGTCTTTGACCTCTATCAAAACGTCG GATGCGCTTGAGACAGAGATCTCTCTCGTGGAGGCTTTGACAATG GTTGAGGATGATCTAAACTCTCCTGTGGTGCTGTTCAAGTTTTCCCAAGAAATGAGTGCTG CATCCAGTGGAGGTTCAGTAGAAGGCTTGTGTTCTGGAGAGAAAGAGGTTCTTGATGCCTTCAACAGATGG CTGGGTGAACAGCTGGCCCAGCTGGTTCCCACCAGTGGAGTCGACGTGGTGGAGCTGGACGACGAGGGCACCTGTGTTCGCTTCAGTCCCCTCCTGACCGCTGCAG TTCTGGGGACCCAGCAGGAGGATGTGGACGTCCTGGTGGAGAAGCTGACGGaactggtggtggtgatgagctCCACGTTGTGCCTCAGACAGGACTTCAGAGAGGAGACCCACCGACATTCACCTTCACTTAGATACATAGAGGAGCTCAGCTGGCCTGGCCTGGGAATCATCCG GTACGAGCCTCAGGCGGAAGAACTGGACGAAAGCAgaaggaagcagcagctgcagaaaattAACACCGAGCTGCTGAAGAAACTCCAAGAACTTGACACGGACATCATCTTCTCCACTG GCCCGGAGTTCGGGACAAAGGAGGACTGTATTTTCATGGGCATGGTGACTGAGGACATTGATGTTTCAGAGCTAGTGGATACAATAGCTGCCCTGGGGAGAGAGATAGAGGAGAGTGGAAGG cTTCTGGAGAACATGACGGAGGTGGTGAGGAAAGGCATCctggaggcagagctgcagctgcaaaagGCTAATGAGGAGAAACTCATGGAAGAG GGGATGCTGAGGCAGCTTCCTCTGGTCGGCTCCGTGTTAAACTGGTTTTCCCCAGTTCAAAGCTCCATAAAAGGAAGGACTTTCAACCTGGCTGCAG GTTCGCTGGATTCCACAGAGGCGACCTACTCCACCAAGGCCCAAGCCGGCAGACCGCAAATGCAAGACACTCCCACTTCCTCGTCAAAGAGGCTACCAG GTCAGAGGTTATTCCGGCGCTCCGGGGCGAGCTCCGACTCCATGAGCGAGACCAGCTCCGTCGGACAACCTGAAGAGACTCCCAAGGAGAATTCCTCTTTGAATAGTAGCGTCCtcactccccctcccccttccccgcCTGCACCagagacaccgcaggacacctcAAGTGACGTAACGCCGGAGGAAATCCAGGAGTCTCCCGAGCAGGCGCACACACAGGTAGAAGCCGCTGAGGCCGTAGAAGCCGCTGAGGCTGTAGAAGCTGTAGAGGCCATAGAGGCCCTAGAGGCCAGGCAACCTGACGGCCAGGAGGTTGAGCAAAGCGGGAGA
- the pdxdc1 gene encoding pyridoxal-dependent decarboxylase domain-containing protein 1 isoform X5, with protein MMVDSTLAQVGKNLSEAMRILGDGQRELQAGTERPCFSKSSIPGPLQGDGQDVASILHLVHNLIHEEEEEEDKPSQQMQNVGEQGHMALLGHSLAAYISVLDRERLRKLTTRILSDTTLWLCRLFRFENGSACFHEDDRDGLVKVCRLVINSRYEEYASEGYSVLSSKQPIIYQSASCRPGLGQHLCSQLGLPLSSLCTVPCNTIFGSQHQMDVAMLDKLIKEDIEAGKLPLLLIANAGTPGAGHTDKLGRLKDLCDQYSLWLHVEGVNLATLALGQVTSAVMAATRSDSMTLTPGQWLGLPAVTAVTLYRHEDPALSLAAGLTSSQPVEKLRALPLWLSVQYLGHNGIVQKIRHATTLSQQLLQKLKSLTSIKTSVEDDLNSPVVLFKFSQEMSAASSGGSVEGLCSGEKEVLDAFNRWLGEQLAQLVPTSGVDVVELDDEGTCVRFSPLLTAAVLGTQQEDVDVLVEKLTELVVVMSSTLCLRQDFREETHRHSPSLRYIEELSWPGLGIIRYEPQAEELDESRRKQQLQKINTELLKKLQELDTDIIFSTGPEFGTKEDCIFMGMVTEDIDVSELVDTIAALGREIEESGRLLENMTEVVRKGILEAELQLQKANEEKLMEEGMLRQLPLVGSVLNWFSPVQSSIKGRTFNLAAGSLDSTEATYSTKAQAGRPQMQDTPTSSSKRLPGQRLFRRSGASSDSMSETSSVGQPEETPKENSSLNSSVLTPPPPSPPAPETPQDTSSDVTPEEIQESPEQAHTQVEAAEAVEAAEAVEAVEAIEALEARQPDGQEVEQSGR; from the exons GATGCAGAATGTGGGTGAGCAGGGTCACATGGCGTTGCTGGGTCACAGCCTGGCGGCCTACATCTCCGTGCTGGACAGAGAGCGACTACGGAAGCTGACCACCCGCATCTTGTCCGACACCACTCTGTGGCTCTGCAGGCTCTTCAG GTTTGAGAACGGTTCCGCCTGCTTCCATGAGGATGACAGGGACGGCCTCGTAAAAGTCTGTCGACTGGTCATCAACTCCCGCTACGAGGAATACGCCTCCGAGGGCTACTCCGTCCTCAGCTCCAAACAGCCCATCATCTACCAGAGCGCCTCATGCAGACCTGGTCTGGGACAGCACCTGTGCAGCCAG CTTGGCCTCCCTCTCTCCAGTTTGTGCACAGTGCCATGCAACACCATCTTTGGATCCCAACACCAAATG GACGTTGCCATGTTGGACAAACTAATCAAAGAAGACATTGAAGCTGGAaagcttcctctgctgctgattGCCAACGCTG GAACTCCTGGAGCCGGCCATACGGACAAGCTGGGTCGTCTGAAGGACTTGTGTGATCAGTACAGCTTGTGGCTTCATGTGGAAGG GGTCAACTTGGCAACACTAGCACTGGGTCAGGTCACCTCTGCTGTCATG GCAGCCACCAGAAGTGATAGCATGACACTGACCCCGGGACAGTGGCTGGGGCTGCCTGCTGTAACCGCTGTCACTCTCTACAGACACGAAGACCCAGCGCTG TCTCTCGCTGCAGGTTTGACCTCCAGCCAGCCCGTGGAGAAGCTGCGAGCGCTGCCTCTCTGGCTCTCTGTGCAGTATCTTGGGCACAATGGGATCGTGCAGAAGATCAGACACGCCACCACTCTG aGCCAGCAACTCCTACAGAAGCTGAAGTCTTTGACCTCTATCAAAACGTCG GTTGAGGATGATCTAAACTCTCCTGTGGTGCTGTTCAAGTTTTCCCAAGAAATGAGTGCTG CATCCAGTGGAGGTTCAGTAGAAGGCTTGTGTTCTGGAGAGAAAGAGGTTCTTGATGCCTTCAACAGATGG CTGGGTGAACAGCTGGCCCAGCTGGTTCCCACCAGTGGAGTCGACGTGGTGGAGCTGGACGACGAGGGCACCTGTGTTCGCTTCAGTCCCCTCCTGACCGCTGCAG TTCTGGGGACCCAGCAGGAGGATGTGGACGTCCTGGTGGAGAAGCTGACGGaactggtggtggtgatgagctCCACGTTGTGCCTCAGACAGGACTTCAGAGAGGAGACCCACCGACATTCACCTTCACTTAGATACATAGAGGAGCTCAGCTGGCCTGGCCTGGGAATCATCCG GTACGAGCCTCAGGCGGAAGAACTGGACGAAAGCAgaaggaagcagcagctgcagaaaattAACACCGAGCTGCTGAAGAAACTCCAAGAACTTGACACGGACATCATCTTCTCCACTG GCCCGGAGTTCGGGACAAAGGAGGACTGTATTTTCATGGGCATGGTGACTGAGGACATTGATGTTTCAGAGCTAGTGGATACAATAGCTGCCCTGGGGAGAGAGATAGAGGAGAGTGGAAGG cTTCTGGAGAACATGACGGAGGTGGTGAGGAAAGGCATCctggaggcagagctgcagctgcaaaagGCTAATGAGGAGAAACTCATGGAAGAG GGGATGCTGAGGCAGCTTCCTCTGGTCGGCTCCGTGTTAAACTGGTTTTCCCCAGTTCAAAGCTCCATAAAAGGAAGGACTTTCAACCTGGCTGCAG GTTCGCTGGATTCCACAGAGGCGACCTACTCCACCAAGGCCCAAGCCGGCAGACCGCAAATGCAAGACACTCCCACTTCCTCGTCAAAGAGGCTACCAG GTCAGAGGTTATTCCGGCGCTCCGGGGCGAGCTCCGACTCCATGAGCGAGACCAGCTCCGTCGGACAACCTGAAGAGACTCCCAAGGAGAATTCCTCTTTGAATAGTAGCGTCCtcactccccctcccccttccccgcCTGCACCagagacaccgcaggacacctcAAGTGACGTAACGCCGGAGGAAATCCAGGAGTCTCCCGAGCAGGCGCACACACAGGTAGAAGCCGCTGAGGCCGTAGAAGCCGCTGAGGCTGTAGAAGCTGTAGAGGCCATAGAGGCCCTAGAGGCCAGGCAACCTGACGGCCAGGAGGTTGAGCAAAGCGGGAGA
- the pdxdc1 gene encoding pyridoxal-dependent decarboxylase domain-containing protein 1 isoform X2 has protein sequence MMVDSTLAQVGKNLSEAMRILGDGQRELQAGTERPCFSKSSIPGPLQGDGQDVASILHLVHNLIHEEEEEEDKPSQQMQNVGEQGHMALLGHSLAAYISVLDRERLRKLTTRILSDTTLWLCRLFRFENGSACFHEDDRDGLVKVCRLVINSRYEEYASEGYSVLSSKQPIIYQSASCRPGLGQHLCSQLGLPLSSLCTVPCNTIFGSQHQMDVAMLDKLIKEDIEAGKLPLLLIANAGTPGAGHTDKLGRLKDLCDQYSLWLHVEGVNLATLALGQVTSAVMAATRSDSMTLTPGQWLGLPAVTAVTLYRHEDPALSLAAGLTSSQPVEKLRALPLWLSVQYLGHNGIVQKIRHATTLSQQLLQKLKSLTSIKTSGVVSPIPPISGASLRDVLGSLMLSIVEDDLNSPVVLFKFSQEMSAASSGGSVEGLCSGEKEVLDAFNRWLGEQLAQLVPTSGVDVVELDDEGTCVRFSPLLTAAVLGTQQEDVDVLVEKLTELVVVMSSTLCLRQDFREETHRHSPSLRYIEELSWPGLGIIRYEPQAEELDESRRKQQLQKINTELLKKLQELDTDIIFSTGPEFGTKEDCIFMGMVTEDIDVSELVDTIAALGREIEESGRLLENMTEVVRKGILEAELQLQKANEEKLMEEGMLRQLPLVGSVLNWFSPVQSSIKGRTFNLAAGSLDSTEATYSTKAQAGRPQMQDTPTSSSKRLPGQRLFRRSGASSDSMSETSSVGQPEETPKENSSLNSSVLTPPPPSPPAPETPQDTSSDVTPEEIQESPEQAHTQVEAAEAVEAAEAVEAVEAIEALEARQPDGQEVEQSGR, from the exons GATGCAGAATGTGGGTGAGCAGGGTCACATGGCGTTGCTGGGTCACAGCCTGGCGGCCTACATCTCCGTGCTGGACAGAGAGCGACTACGGAAGCTGACCACCCGCATCTTGTCCGACACCACTCTGTGGCTCTGCAGGCTCTTCAG GTTTGAGAACGGTTCCGCCTGCTTCCATGAGGATGACAGGGACGGCCTCGTAAAAGTCTGTCGACTGGTCATCAACTCCCGCTACGAGGAATACGCCTCCGAGGGCTACTCCGTCCTCAGCTCCAAACAGCCCATCATCTACCAGAGCGCCTCATGCAGACCTGGTCTGGGACAGCACCTGTGCAGCCAG CTTGGCCTCCCTCTCTCCAGTTTGTGCACAGTGCCATGCAACACCATCTTTGGATCCCAACACCAAATG GACGTTGCCATGTTGGACAAACTAATCAAAGAAGACATTGAAGCTGGAaagcttcctctgctgctgattGCCAACGCTG GAACTCCTGGAGCCGGCCATACGGACAAGCTGGGTCGTCTGAAGGACTTGTGTGATCAGTACAGCTTGTGGCTTCATGTGGAAGG GGTCAACTTGGCAACACTAGCACTGGGTCAGGTCACCTCTGCTGTCATG GCAGCCACCAGAAGTGATAGCATGACACTGACCCCGGGACAGTGGCTGGGGCTGCCTGCTGTAACCGCTGTCACTCTCTACAGACACGAAGACCCAGCGCTG TCTCTCGCTGCAGGTTTGACCTCCAGCCAGCCCGTGGAGAAGCTGCGAGCGCTGCCTCTCTGGCTCTCTGTGCAGTATCTTGGGCACAATGGGATCGTGCAGAAGATCAGACACGCCACCACTCTG aGCCAGCAACTCCTACAGAAGCTGAAGTCTTTGACCTCTATCAAAACGTCG GGCGTGGTGTCGCCGATCCCGCCCATCTCCGGGGCTTCACTGCGGGACGTTCTGGGCTCTCTCATGCTCTCTATT GTTGAGGATGATCTAAACTCTCCTGTGGTGCTGTTCAAGTTTTCCCAAGAAATGAGTGCTG CATCCAGTGGAGGTTCAGTAGAAGGCTTGTGTTCTGGAGAGAAAGAGGTTCTTGATGCCTTCAACAGATGG CTGGGTGAACAGCTGGCCCAGCTGGTTCCCACCAGTGGAGTCGACGTGGTGGAGCTGGACGACGAGGGCACCTGTGTTCGCTTCAGTCCCCTCCTGACCGCTGCAG TTCTGGGGACCCAGCAGGAGGATGTGGACGTCCTGGTGGAGAAGCTGACGGaactggtggtggtgatgagctCCACGTTGTGCCTCAGACAGGACTTCAGAGAGGAGACCCACCGACATTCACCTTCACTTAGATACATAGAGGAGCTCAGCTGGCCTGGCCTGGGAATCATCCG GTACGAGCCTCAGGCGGAAGAACTGGACGAAAGCAgaaggaagcagcagctgcagaaaattAACACCGAGCTGCTGAAGAAACTCCAAGAACTTGACACGGACATCATCTTCTCCACTG GCCCGGAGTTCGGGACAAAGGAGGACTGTATTTTCATGGGCATGGTGACTGAGGACATTGATGTTTCAGAGCTAGTGGATACAATAGCTGCCCTGGGGAGAGAGATAGAGGAGAGTGGAAGG cTTCTGGAGAACATGACGGAGGTGGTGAGGAAAGGCATCctggaggcagagctgcagctgcaaaagGCTAATGAGGAGAAACTCATGGAAGAG GGGATGCTGAGGCAGCTTCCTCTGGTCGGCTCCGTGTTAAACTGGTTTTCCCCAGTTCAAAGCTCCATAAAAGGAAGGACTTTCAACCTGGCTGCAG GTTCGCTGGATTCCACAGAGGCGACCTACTCCACCAAGGCCCAAGCCGGCAGACCGCAAATGCAAGACACTCCCACTTCCTCGTCAAAGAGGCTACCAG GTCAGAGGTTATTCCGGCGCTCCGGGGCGAGCTCCGACTCCATGAGCGAGACCAGCTCCGTCGGACAACCTGAAGAGACTCCCAAGGAGAATTCCTCTTTGAATAGTAGCGTCCtcactccccctcccccttccccgcCTGCACCagagacaccgcaggacacctcAAGTGACGTAACGCCGGAGGAAATCCAGGAGTCTCCCGAGCAGGCGCACACACAGGTAGAAGCCGCTGAGGCCGTAGAAGCCGCTGAGGCTGTAGAAGCTGTAGAGGCCATAGAGGCCCTAGAGGCCAGGCAACCTGACGGCCAGGAGGTTGAGCAAAGCGGGAGA
- the pdxdc1 gene encoding pyridoxal-dependent decarboxylase domain-containing protein 1 isoform X1: MMVDSTLAQVGKNLSEAMRILGDGQRELQAGTERPCFSKSSIPGPLQGDGQDVASILHLVHNLIHEEEEEEDKPSQHRMQNVGEQGHMALLGHSLAAYISVLDRERLRKLTTRILSDTTLWLCRLFRFENGSACFHEDDRDGLVKVCRLVINSRYEEYASEGYSVLSSKQPIIYQSASCRPGLGQHLCSQLGLPLSSLCTVPCNTIFGSQHQMDVAMLDKLIKEDIEAGKLPLLLIANAGTPGAGHTDKLGRLKDLCDQYSLWLHVEGVNLATLALGQVTSAVMAATRSDSMTLTPGQWLGLPAVTAVTLYRHEDPALSLAAGLTSSQPVEKLRALPLWLSVQYLGHNGIVQKIRHATTLSQQLLQKLKSLTSIKTSGVVSPIPPISGASLRDVLGSLMLSIVEDDLNSPVVLFKFSQEMSAASSGGSVEGLCSGEKEVLDAFNRWLGEQLAQLVPTSGVDVVELDDEGTCVRFSPLLTAAVLGTQQEDVDVLVEKLTELVVVMSSTLCLRQDFREETHRHSPSLRYIEELSWPGLGIIRYEPQAEELDESRRKQQLQKINTELLKKLQELDTDIIFSTGPEFGTKEDCIFMGMVTEDIDVSELVDTIAALGREIEESGRLLENMTEVVRKGILEAELQLQKANEEKLMEEGMLRQLPLVGSVLNWFSPVQSSIKGRTFNLAAGSLDSTEATYSTKAQAGRPQMQDTPTSSSKRLPGQRLFRRSGASSDSMSETSSVGQPEETPKENSSLNSSVLTPPPPSPPAPETPQDTSSDVTPEEIQESPEQAHTQVEAAEAVEAAEAVEAVEAIEALEARQPDGQEVEQSGR, translated from the exons TAGGATGCAGAATGTGGGTGAGCAGGGTCACATGGCGTTGCTGGGTCACAGCCTGGCGGCCTACATCTCCGTGCTGGACAGAGAGCGACTACGGAAGCTGACCACCCGCATCTTGTCCGACACCACTCTGTGGCTCTGCAGGCTCTTCAG GTTTGAGAACGGTTCCGCCTGCTTCCATGAGGATGACAGGGACGGCCTCGTAAAAGTCTGTCGACTGGTCATCAACTCCCGCTACGAGGAATACGCCTCCGAGGGCTACTCCGTCCTCAGCTCCAAACAGCCCATCATCTACCAGAGCGCCTCATGCAGACCTGGTCTGGGACAGCACCTGTGCAGCCAG CTTGGCCTCCCTCTCTCCAGTTTGTGCACAGTGCCATGCAACACCATCTTTGGATCCCAACACCAAATG GACGTTGCCATGTTGGACAAACTAATCAAAGAAGACATTGAAGCTGGAaagcttcctctgctgctgattGCCAACGCTG GAACTCCTGGAGCCGGCCATACGGACAAGCTGGGTCGTCTGAAGGACTTGTGTGATCAGTACAGCTTGTGGCTTCATGTGGAAGG GGTCAACTTGGCAACACTAGCACTGGGTCAGGTCACCTCTGCTGTCATG GCAGCCACCAGAAGTGATAGCATGACACTGACCCCGGGACAGTGGCTGGGGCTGCCTGCTGTAACCGCTGTCACTCTCTACAGACACGAAGACCCAGCGCTG TCTCTCGCTGCAGGTTTGACCTCCAGCCAGCCCGTGGAGAAGCTGCGAGCGCTGCCTCTCTGGCTCTCTGTGCAGTATCTTGGGCACAATGGGATCGTGCAGAAGATCAGACACGCCACCACTCTG aGCCAGCAACTCCTACAGAAGCTGAAGTCTTTGACCTCTATCAAAACGTCG GGCGTGGTGTCGCCGATCCCGCCCATCTCCGGGGCTTCACTGCGGGACGTTCTGGGCTCTCTCATGCTCTCTATT GTTGAGGATGATCTAAACTCTCCTGTGGTGCTGTTCAAGTTTTCCCAAGAAATGAGTGCTG CATCCAGTGGAGGTTCAGTAGAAGGCTTGTGTTCTGGAGAGAAAGAGGTTCTTGATGCCTTCAACAGATGG CTGGGTGAACAGCTGGCCCAGCTGGTTCCCACCAGTGGAGTCGACGTGGTGGAGCTGGACGACGAGGGCACCTGTGTTCGCTTCAGTCCCCTCCTGACCGCTGCAG TTCTGGGGACCCAGCAGGAGGATGTGGACGTCCTGGTGGAGAAGCTGACGGaactggtggtggtgatgagctCCACGTTGTGCCTCAGACAGGACTTCAGAGAGGAGACCCACCGACATTCACCTTCACTTAGATACATAGAGGAGCTCAGCTGGCCTGGCCTGGGAATCATCCG GTACGAGCCTCAGGCGGAAGAACTGGACGAAAGCAgaaggaagcagcagctgcagaaaattAACACCGAGCTGCTGAAGAAACTCCAAGAACTTGACACGGACATCATCTTCTCCACTG GCCCGGAGTTCGGGACAAAGGAGGACTGTATTTTCATGGGCATGGTGACTGAGGACATTGATGTTTCAGAGCTAGTGGATACAATAGCTGCCCTGGGGAGAGAGATAGAGGAGAGTGGAAGG cTTCTGGAGAACATGACGGAGGTGGTGAGGAAAGGCATCctggaggcagagctgcagctgcaaaagGCTAATGAGGAGAAACTCATGGAAGAG GGGATGCTGAGGCAGCTTCCTCTGGTCGGCTCCGTGTTAAACTGGTTTTCCCCAGTTCAAAGCTCCATAAAAGGAAGGACTTTCAACCTGGCTGCAG GTTCGCTGGATTCCACAGAGGCGACCTACTCCACCAAGGCCCAAGCCGGCAGACCGCAAATGCAAGACACTCCCACTTCCTCGTCAAAGAGGCTACCAG GTCAGAGGTTATTCCGGCGCTCCGGGGCGAGCTCCGACTCCATGAGCGAGACCAGCTCCGTCGGACAACCTGAAGAGACTCCCAAGGAGAATTCCTCTTTGAATAGTAGCGTCCtcactccccctcccccttccccgcCTGCACCagagacaccgcaggacacctcAAGTGACGTAACGCCGGAGGAAATCCAGGAGTCTCCCGAGCAGGCGCACACACAGGTAGAAGCCGCTGAGGCCGTAGAAGCCGCTGAGGCTGTAGAAGCTGTAGAGGCCATAGAGGCCCTAGAGGCCAGGCAACCTGACGGCCAGGAGGTTGAGCAAAGCGGGAGA